Proteins encoded together in one Lathamus discolor isolate bLatDis1 chromosome 3, bLatDis1.hap1, whole genome shotgun sequence window:
- the FAS gene encoding tumor necrosis factor receptor superfamily member 6 has translation MARGLLPLLLVVALIIETQCKNETEAIMRITYNKLITKKIIAKREINCNWDEYSLGVQCCKKCERGFVKSINCPTDTSKHCVPCKNGKEYIDHVNDLAECLRCASCDSIFGLEVAENCTQTQNTKCTCAKNHFCNSSVPCSHCDPCTICESGVIEKQCTSTSDTVCGMKETGTSFWAILLAILLPLLAVGGIAYWGKRKWFNTRNRLHEFPQPSISDEIAPLRQEVDLSSYVTDIVEEMTYEEALKFVRCHKVPQTKIDEIIHDNRDTSEQKIHLFQAWLQRHGMNGTYETLIRSLRDLKMRAVADKIERKLQAAVSSSG, from the exons atgGCCCGGGGACTCCTTCCGCTACTCCTT GTGGTGGCCTTAATTATTGAAACACAGTGCAAAAATGAGACTGAAGCTATAATGCGTATAACATACAATAAATTAATTACAAAGAAGATCATTGCTAAGAGGGAAATTAATTGTAACTGGGATGAATACAGTCTAGGTGTTCAGTGTTGCAAGAAATGTGAACGTG gTTTTGTTAAAAGTATCAACTGCCCAACAGATACTAGCAAGCACTGTGTTCCGTGTAAAAATGGAAAGGAGTACATAGATCATGTCAATGATCTGGCCGAGTGTTTGAGATGCGCTTCATGTGACAGCATATTTG gtTTGGAGGTTGCAGAGAACTGTACCCAGACACAGAACACAAAATGCACCTGTGCAAAGAACCATTTTTGCAATTCTTCTGTACCATGTAGCCATTGCGATCCGTGTACCAT ATGTGAAAGCGGTGTAATTGAAAAACAATGTACTTCAACTTCAGACACTGTGTGCGGAATGAAAG AAACAGGAACGTCATTTTGGGCCATACTTTTGGCAATTCTGTTACCACTTCTAGCAGTTGGAGGAATAGCAT acTGGGGAAAACGGAAGTGGTTTAATACAAGGAACAGGCTCCATGAATTCCCCCAACCATCAATTTCTGAT GAGATTGCACCTCTCAGACAAG AGGTTGATTTGAGCAGCTATGTTACTGATATTGTGGAAGAGATGACATATGAAGAAGCACTGAAATTTGTTCGTTGTCATAAAGTACCACAAACTAAAATAGATGAGATTATTCATGATAATCGTGATACATCTGAACAGAAGATCCATCTTTTTCAAGCCTGGCTTCAAAGACATGGAATGAATGGAACCTATGAAACCCTGATAAGAAGCCTGAGAGACCTTAAGATGCGTGCTGTAGCTGATAAAATTGAGAGAAAACTACAGgcagctgtttccagctctgggTAA